In Ignavibacteriota bacterium, one genomic interval encodes:
- a CDS encoding ABC transporter ATP-binding protein — translation MEYAVECRNLTHYYGKRLVFENMNFNVRRGSIFGLLGKNGTGKTTTINILNGFLTPAGGQCVVFGEDSRALTPATKARMGFLIEGHVQYSFMTITQIEKFYSAFFPRWNKTPYYELMAKLEVTEYQKLSTMSCGQRSQVALGLILAQDPDLMVLDDYSMGLDAGYRRLFIDYLQEYARAEGKTIFITSHIIQDLEGLIDDCVIIDYRSVLVTMPIKQFQAEFKRFTFTSAVADLKLPKDDVVKNTECIKNHATVYSFKPRADVEAYLTGKGVGFEGLKEVPMSLEDAFIGITGKY, via the coding sequence ATGGAGTACGCTGTTGAATGCAGGAACCTGACGCATTATTACGGGAAGCGCCTGGTCTTCGAGAACATGAACTTCAACGTCCGCCGCGGGAGCATCTTCGGACTTCTCGGCAAGAACGGGACGGGGAAGACCACGACGATCAACATCCTGAACGGATTCCTCACGCCTGCCGGCGGGCAGTGCGTGGTGTTCGGCGAGGATTCGCGCGCACTCACCCCTGCAACGAAGGCACGCATGGGCTTCCTGATCGAAGGGCATGTGCAGTATTCGTTCATGACCATCACACAGATCGAGAAGTTCTATTCCGCGTTCTTCCCACGGTGGAACAAGACGCCGTACTACGAGCTGATGGCAAAGCTGGAGGTGACGGAGTACCAGAAGCTCTCCACGATGTCGTGCGGACAGCGGTCGCAGGTCGCGCTCGGCCTCATCCTGGCGCAGGACCCCGATCTGATGGTGCTGGACGACTATTCGATGGGGCTGGATGCGGGGTACCGGCGCCTGTTCATCGACTATCTCCAGGAATATGCACGGGCGGAGGGGAAGACCATCTTCATCACGTCGCATATCATTCAGGACCTCGAGGGGTTGATCGACGACTGTGTGATCATCGACTACCGCAGCGTTCTGGTCACCATGCCGATCAAGCAGTTCCAGGCCGAGTTCAAGCGGTTCACGTTCACCTCCGCGGTCGCCGACCTGAAGCTCCCGAAGGATGATGTGGTGAAGAACACGGAGTGCATCAAGAACCATGCGACGGTCTATTCGTTCAAACCCCGGGCGGACGTGGAAGCGTATCTCACCGGCAAGGGTGTGGGGTTTGAAGGGCTGAAGGAAGTGCCGATGTCGCTGGAAGATGCGTTCATCGGGATCACGGGAAAATACTGA
- a CDS encoding DUF4857 domain-containing protein, which translates to MKTIRFARLALVVLLILVFAWTIPHYYWKAFDVSIRAPRVSYSPVTDQFFLLKPENKAVRYMDLTGKEYTREEYERLLPLANYRQLAATGQMPDSLRGVKLDLKEIALNNLFVRIMPADIGMPQIPLFPMIESKSGRVKLEMPDAFFRITDRMEFIDAATNTVNEDQTRLFTDTLAGRGFRFPAKQIAGNPTTRKAFDEGYFVVDAADRVFHIKMVRGKPFCRLTGIPATPRILQMFIAETSLREYYGFVIAEDNSVSLISYDAYRLIRLPLERYDHRTCALFFGGDLFFRTLTVQGDGWLETIVTDRAYAVKARYSESWPTRVEATAGHVASALFPFAIHLEDADSPFVNLYASAGSVHALWVLLVSVIVLLVSIRLRRRKIRGHVADIVLVAVSGIFGLLAVHMIPPPEE; encoded by the coding sequence ATGAAGACGATCCGTTTCGCCCGTCTGGCTCTGGTCGTCCTCCTCATTCTGGTCTTCGCCTGGACGATCCCGCATTACTACTGGAAAGCATTCGATGTCAGCATTCGCGCACCCCGCGTATCGTACAGTCCGGTGACGGACCAGTTCTTCCTGCTGAAACCCGAGAACAAGGCTGTCCGGTACATGGACCTGACAGGGAAGGAATACACGCGCGAAGAGTACGAACGTCTCTTGCCGCTTGCGAACTACCGCCAGCTTGCGGCGACGGGTCAGATGCCGGACTCGTTGCGGGGCGTGAAGCTGGACCTCAAAGAGATCGCGCTGAACAACCTGTTCGTGCGCATCATGCCTGCGGACATCGGGATGCCGCAGATCCCGCTCTTCCCGATGATCGAGTCGAAGTCCGGCCGTGTGAAGCTCGAGATGCCCGATGCATTCTTCCGTATCACGGACCGGATGGAGTTCATCGATGCGGCGACCAACACGGTCAACGAGGATCAGACACGTCTCTTTACCGATACGTTGGCCGGGCGTGGCTTCCGGTTCCCGGCGAAGCAGATCGCCGGGAATCCCACGACGCGCAAAGCGTTCGACGAAGGATACTTTGTTGTGGATGCCGCGGATAGGGTGTTCCACATCAAGATGGTGCGCGGGAAGCCTTTTTGCCGGTTGACCGGGATACCTGCCACACCCCGGATCCTCCAGATGTTCATCGCCGAGACCAGTCTCAGGGAGTATTACGGATTCGTCATCGCCGAAGACAACTCCGTGAGCCTGATCTCTTATGACGCCTATCGCCTGATCCGTTTGCCGCTTGAACGGTATGACCACCGGACGTGTGCCTTGTTCTTCGGCGGGGATCTGTTCTTCCGGACGCTCACGGTGCAGGGTGACGGCTGGCTGGAGACGATCGTGACCGACCGGGCATATGCCGTCAAGGCACGGTACAGCGAATCGTGGCCGACCCGCGTGGAGGCGACCGCGGGCCACGTTGCCTCGGCGCTGTTCCCGTTCGCGATCCACCTGGAAGATGCTGACTCGCCGTTCGTCAATCTGTATGCATCGGCCGGGAGCGTGCACGCCCTGTGGGTGCTCCTGGTGTCGGTGATCGTGTTGCTGGTGAGCATCCGGCTGCGTCGCCGGAAGATCCGTGGCCACGTGGCGGATATCGTTCTCGTTGCCGTGTCGGGCATCTTTGGCCTGCTGGCTGTGCACATGATCCCTCCGCCGGAAGAATAG
- a CDS encoding T9SS type A sorting domain-containing protein, which yields MNKLYSAVSFLVVLVVGVISSAAADGWRTGLSATYPGISFNDVHYVNATTAWAVGSKGVVLKTTDGGATWVSSANDTLGNLASVYFRTATEGYIGSSSRKLYKTTDGGATWSRLVLNATLPDTGAVIRAVYFSDASKGWVLSTLSSTNGRILRTTDGGATWVQDLVVAASNMIDMAFSGADRGVAVGKSTGTLYYTKNGSTWTAAPAPTLSGATYTRSDIRGVTMVDSLLGYAVGWGSLVGAQPSIQLKTTNGGESWSHLVQETANRLYDNAYGVWFKDAANGLCVGGASRGSIAARTADSGRTWVPIDIPCGATLNSLAGSGNTVTATGASGVIMQTTDFGTSWELRSGIPGTTIYDLQFPTASTAFGAGFDGLFVKTTNTGGSWKASFAYASKMSPNFNDIYFVNGTMGFVTGSYRMVFKTTNAGSSWTMVLPDTTAATVSNYGIHFVNDNLGFVVGQLSSTNGVVYKTTDGGATWSTKPAVVAKALRGVAFGSSTVGAVVGAGRVASFTTDGGSTWSAATFNNVPAARSVSTLRKVAFLNATTAIAVGDTIILKSTDGGANWNYVSSPAAIALNGLAFSSATTGYAVGKGQVLKTTDGGDTWAQIADAALHTDTQNAVAVDGNGDPWVSGTSATLTTLAAPTAVGDENAIPGRFALDQNYPNPFNPSTSVRFTLPHAAKVDLVIFTMLGQRVAAPVSGTMFEAGSHTVRFDARGLATGIYLYRLTAGNSTETRKMALVR from the coding sequence ATGAACAAGCTCTACTCGGCTGTGAGTTTTCTGGTGGTGCTCGTTGTCGGCGTCATCTCGTCTGCCGCCGCCGATGGATGGCGTACCGGGTTGTCTGCAACGTATCCCGGCATCAGCTTCAATGATGTCCACTATGTGAACGCGACCACCGCTTGGGCCGTAGGATCGAAGGGTGTGGTGCTGAAAACCACGGATGGCGGTGCCACCTGGGTGAGCAGTGCCAACGACACGCTCGGCAACCTTGCTTCCGTGTATTTCCGCACGGCGACCGAAGGATACATCGGGAGTTCCTCCCGTAAACTCTACAAGACCACGGATGGCGGCGCGACATGGTCCCGGCTCGTGCTGAACGCAACGCTGCCGGACACCGGCGCGGTGATCCGTGCGGTCTATTTCTCTGATGCCAGTAAGGGATGGGTGCTCAGCACACTCTCATCCACCAACGGCCGCATCCTCCGGACCACGGACGGCGGGGCGACGTGGGTTCAGGATCTCGTGGTGGCGGCCAGCAACATGATCGATATGGCCTTCTCGGGCGCGGACCGTGGTGTTGCGGTTGGCAAGAGCACGGGGACGCTCTACTACACGAAGAATGGTTCGACGTGGACAGCGGCGCCGGCCCCGACGCTGAGCGGCGCGACGTACACGCGGTCCGATATCCGTGGTGTCACTATGGTGGATTCCCTGCTCGGGTACGCGGTCGGCTGGGGTTCGCTGGTGGGTGCGCAGCCAAGCATCCAATTGAAGACCACCAACGGAGGCGAGAGCTGGTCGCACCTGGTACAGGAAACTGCGAACAGACTCTATGACAATGCCTATGGCGTGTGGTTCAAGGATGCGGCGAACGGCCTGTGTGTCGGGGGTGCGTCGCGGGGGAGCATTGCGGCGCGGACCGCAGACAGTGGCCGGACGTGGGTCCCGATCGATATTCCGTGCGGTGCAACATTGAACAGCCTCGCGGGCAGCGGCAATACCGTTACGGCGACCGGTGCGAGCGGTGTGATCATGCAGACGACCGACTTCGGCACCAGCTGGGAACTGAGATCAGGGATCCCGGGAACGACGATCTATGATCTGCAATTCCCGACGGCATCCACGGCATTCGGTGCCGGGTTCGACGGGCTCTTCGTGAAGACCACGAATACCGGTGGGTCCTGGAAAGCATCGTTCGCGTATGCGAGCAAGATGTCGCCGAATTTCAATGACATCTATTTCGTCAATGGCACCATGGGATTCGTCACAGGATCCTACCGCATGGTCTTCAAGACCACGAACGCGGGATCGAGCTGGACGATGGTCCTTCCGGACACGACGGCCGCAACAGTGTCGAACTACGGCATCCACTTCGTGAATGACAACCTCGGATTCGTTGTCGGACAGCTCAGCTCCACGAACGGGGTCGTGTACAAGACCACCGATGGCGGTGCGACGTGGTCAACGAAACCGGCAGTGGTCGCGAAGGCCCTGCGCGGCGTGGCGTTCGGCAGCAGCACCGTGGGTGCCGTGGTCGGCGCCGGCCGTGTTGCGTCCTTCACCACCGACGGTGGATCCACCTGGTCGGCTGCGACGTTCAATAATGTCCCGGCGGCACGTTCTGTCTCCACCCTTCGTAAAGTGGCATTCCTGAACGCCACGACCGCGATCGCGGTCGGCGATACGATCATCCTGAAGTCCACCGATGGCGGTGCGAACTGGAATTACGTCTCCAGTCCCGCGGCCATCGCCCTGAACGGACTGGCATTCTCCAGTGCAACGACCGGCTATGCTGTCGGTAAGGGCCAGGTCCTGAAGACCACCGATGGGGGCGACACCTGGGCGCAGATCGCTGATGCAGCACTCCACACCGACACGCAGAATGCCGTTGCGGTCGATGGCAATGGCGACCCGTGGGTCAGCGGCACGAGCGCGACGTTGACGACTCTTGCGGCGCCGACGGCGGTGGGTGACGAGAATGCGATCCCGGGCCGCTTCGCTCTGGACCAGAATTATCCGAATCCGTTCAATCCGTCCACGTCGGTGCGCTTCACGTTGCCCCATGCCGCAAAGGTCGATCTGGTGATCTTCACTATGCTCGGCCAACGCGTTGCAGCCCCGGTCAGCGGGACGATGTTCGAAGCGGGGAGCCATACCGTGCGGTTCGATGCGCGTGGCCTTGCCACAGGCATCTATCTCTACCGGTTGACCGCCGGGAACTCTACCGAAACCCGCAAGATGGCCCTCGTCAGGTAA
- a CDS encoding insulinase family protein: MMKHSITLAAVCLVVSVAIAAPASYDEGKVYRHQLDNGLVILTMERHVAPLIYHQLTYRVGSRNERLGITGISHVVEHMMFKGTPAYGKGKASRAITDNAGVFNAFTANDMTSYYEYLPANRIGLAMEIESDRMQNAIFDSTEFASELEVIKQERRMRTESSAQGVMAEAMNSVAYQSHPNRDPIIGWPADLSRMTRAEAFTYYRTFYTPNNAFLVLVGDFATDEIVAMAKKYYGRIPRGPAVPATWGVDQPQRVRKTFTLQHSDVSSPSLRMAFHVPTYADTDAAPLRLAGMILCERSRDARLHKRLIEQAKIATGAAGGMGMTKDPGLFSISVSVLPDSNVDRAEAMVWEEIEKMQREPVNGHELQKVKNRYRFTQVTEYVKNPDIGTRLSRYEAFFGWDLYDVFDARIKGVAPSQIQDVMTKYFQRNQVTVGFLQPKPGAKKPVRKAAQEGEEGADGTVPDPGWQEVWNYLNPPPAVRLATPLPVADDFVRPRPIAPQVHRMQLDNGIPVYVIENHLTPAVFIGGLIETGNMPEANPGGKPGIGTLLTDAMNRGTTSRTYEELTGRMAFLPFSFTVAGTSRSFSFQGYALNENAAEMMETGFDVVTQPGLRAGDIEYLRHRHMISARDRFKKTGMAAFYHMFNALFAGHPYAETNSTEASLRSITREDLADLHAKYFRPDRTTLVVMGDMPAAALRDLANKNFGAWQAHGSPPPVHLVPPVAELTGNEITAFPEKDYTECTINIGFAPVNTVLPDEREGIAMLNSILASSALTSRIGVELRDKQGLIYGLKSEVWCPSGTIGYWKMNTKTGPKNVERVITGIFAEIRKLFAGGLKPEEIEAARNRQLGLLPMIVETPDDVATQVFTMLREKQPLDMFDRKADRLNAVTGEDLMRIARKYLTLNRFRIVVDGPIDQTTLDAIKAKL; the protein is encoded by the coding sequence ATGATGAAGCACAGTATCACACTGGCAGCAGTGTGTCTTGTTGTATCCGTTGCCATCGCCGCACCCGCATCGTATGATGAGGGAAAGGTCTATCGGCACCAGCTGGACAATGGCCTGGTCATTCTCACGATGGAGCGGCACGTTGCCCCCCTCATCTACCATCAGCTCACCTACCGCGTGGGTTCGCGGAATGAACGCCTCGGCATCACCGGGATATCGCACGTCGTGGAACATATGATGTTCAAGGGGACGCCGGCATACGGCAAGGGCAAAGCTTCCCGTGCGATCACCGACAATGCCGGCGTGTTCAACGCGTTCACGGCGAACGACATGACCAGCTACTATGAGTACCTGCCTGCCAACCGGATCGGCCTGGCCATGGAGATCGAGTCAGACCGGATGCAGAATGCCATCTTCGATTCCACGGAATTCGCTTCCGAACTCGAAGTGATCAAGCAGGAACGCCGGATGCGCACGGAGAGCTCTGCACAGGGTGTGATGGCGGAGGCGATGAACAGCGTGGCATACCAGAGCCACCCGAACCGCGACCCGATCATCGGGTGGCCGGCGGACCTGAGCAGGATGACGCGTGCGGAAGCGTTCACGTACTATCGCACCTTCTATACGCCGAACAATGCGTTCCTGGTCCTTGTGGGCGATTTTGCCACGGATGAGATCGTCGCGATGGCGAAGAAGTACTACGGCAGGATCCCGCGGGGGCCGGCGGTCCCGGCAACGTGGGGCGTCGATCAGCCCCAACGTGTGCGAAAGACCTTCACGCTGCAGCACAGCGATGTGTCCTCGCCGTCACTCCGCATGGCGTTCCACGTTCCGACGTACGCCGATACCGATGCGGCACCGCTCCGGCTGGCCGGCATGATCCTCTGTGAGCGAAGCCGCGATGCGCGGCTCCACAAACGCCTCATCGAGCAGGCGAAGATCGCCACAGGGGCGGCCGGCGGTATGGGCATGACGAAAGATCCCGGTCTGTTTTCGATCAGCGTCAGTGTGCTGCCGGACAGCAATGTGGATCGTGCCGAAGCGATGGTGTGGGAGGAGATCGAGAAGATGCAGCGGGAGCCGGTGAACGGCCATGAACTCCAGAAGGTGAAGAACCGCTACCGTTTCACACAGGTCACGGAGTACGTGAAGAACCCGGATATCGGCACCCGCCTGAGCAGGTACGAAGCGTTCTTCGGATGGGATCTGTATGATGTGTTCGACGCAAGGATCAAAGGTGTGGCGCCGTCGCAGATCCAGGATGTGATGACCAAGTACTTCCAGCGGAACCAGGTCACCGTCGGTTTCCTGCAACCCAAACCCGGCGCGAAGAAGCCTGTCAGAAAAGCGGCACAGGAAGGGGAGGAGGGGGCTGATGGCACCGTTCCCGATCCCGGCTGGCAGGAGGTCTGGAACTACCTCAACCCTCCCCCGGCAGTCCGGCTGGCAACTCCCCTCCCGGTAGCGGATGACTTCGTGAGGCCCAGGCCGATCGCCCCCCAGGTGCACCGGATGCAACTGGACAACGGGATCCCGGTGTACGTCATCGAGAATCATCTCACCCCGGCGGTATTCATCGGCGGGTTGATCGAGACGGGGAACATGCCGGAAGCCAACCCGGGCGGCAAACCCGGCATCGGCACGCTGCTCACGGATGCCATGAACCGGGGCACGACATCGCGCACGTATGAGGAACTCACCGGCCGGATGGCGTTCCTGCCGTTCAGTTTCACGGTCGCGGGAACATCGCGCAGCTTTTCCTTTCAGGGATATGCCCTGAATGAGAATGCCGCCGAGATGATGGAGACCGGTTTCGATGTGGTGACGCAACCCGGATTGAGGGCTGGCGATATCGAATATCTGCGGCATCGTCATATGATCTCCGCCCGCGACAGGTTCAAAAAGACCGGTATGGCCGCATTCTACCATATGTTCAACGCCCTGTTCGCCGGCCATCCATATGCGGAAACCAACAGCACCGAAGCCTCCCTCCGCAGCATCACGCGGGAGGACCTTGCGGACCTCCACGCGAAGTACTTCCGGCCCGACCGGACGACCCTGGTGGTGATGGGCGACATGCCGGCCGCGGCACTGCGTGACCTGGCGAACAAGAATTTCGGCGCCTGGCAGGCCCATGGGTCCCCACCTCCCGTGCACCTGGTCCCCCCGGTGGCAGAATTGACAGGCAACGAGATCACTGCTTTTCCGGAGAAGGACTACACCGAGTGCACCATCAATATCGGGTTCGCACCTGTCAATACCGTGCTGCCGGACGAGCGCGAGGGCATTGCCATGCTGAATTCGATCCTCGCTTCCAGCGCGCTGACCTCGCGTATCGGCGTGGAACTGCGGGACAAGCAGGGACTGATCTACGGCCTGAAGAGCGAGGTCTGGTGTCCGTCCGGAACGATCGGCTACTGGAAGATGAATACCAAGACCGGCCCCAAGAACGTTGAACGCGTCATCACCGGCATCTTTGCGGAGATCAGGAAGCTGTTCGCCGGCGGATTGAAACCGGAAGAGATCGAAGCGGCACGGAACCGGCAGCTGGGACTGTTGCCGATGATCGTTGAAACGCCGGATGACGTCGCAACACAGGTCTTCACGATGCTCAGGGAGAAGCAGCCGTTGGATATGTTCGACCGGAAGGCAGACCGGCTGAACGCGGTGACGGGTGAGGACCTGATGCGCATCGCACGGAAGTATCTGACCCTGAACAGGTTCCGGATCGTCGTGGATGGACCCATCGATCAGACAACATTGGATGCGATCAAAGCGAAGTTGTGA
- a CDS encoding 4Fe-4S binding protein, which translates to MATKWKYRNPIRTGFQILILALIGYVAVRPLFGGGYVADFEAYCPFGGLSSLASYLNIGSMSCTMNEVQIAVGLGLLLGVVLIGKLFCSYLCPIGSVTEWLGLLGEKLKIRREIPAKVDRPLRALKYVLLFLTIYFTMTSSELFCKEFEPYFAVANLFKNTDINLLYAILATVITISGTVVYRLFWCKYLCPLGALSNIFLNVVPVAALIAVFVVANLLGAGIGYVWLLAGIVLVGALTEVVKLRSYILPLPKIERVAEVCTDCGLCDDKCPQGIEISSYTAVRHSDCNLCMDCVYACPMKNALTISRRQRSWMKYLAPASVVLLVGLSLGASSYFELTTVTERWGGIDSLATVRTFEMSGLKNVKCYGSAMSVKQKLATVHGIYGLDAYASSHSVRVYYNPEEISEAGVRASLFTPTRQKVRELKGAIPDSLAVMEIGINKLFDLIDFNNLVYALRDKPGVYGFETRYGEPVMTTIFYDPSKLDRQGIRGLIEADEITVKKPTGEEKLSLPFICEDEGTEAGFIGIPDYRKRIFRPYDREFNDYETYTPARLKVWVFPMPEADAAPLRRYLGSLSSHLSADSGIVRLSTRYLDVPSGLVYFDPGKTSGEKIAAALTKPELTVFRNETETESFANPFHLTTEGKVVEAEQLEEQE; encoded by the coding sequence ATGGCAACAAAGTGGAAGTACCGTAATCCCATCAGGACCGGGTTTCAGATCCTCATCCTGGCCCTCATCGGCTATGTCGCCGTCCGCCCGCTCTTTGGCGGCGGGTACGTGGCGGATTTTGAGGCGTACTGCCCGTTCGGCGGGCTCTCGTCCCTGGCGAGTTATCTGAACATTGGTTCGATGTCGTGTACGATGAATGAAGTGCAGATCGCCGTGGGCCTCGGCCTGCTGCTCGGGGTGGTCCTGATAGGGAAGTTGTTCTGCAGCTATCTGTGTCCCATCGGTTCGGTCACCGAATGGCTTGGCCTGCTGGGCGAGAAGCTGAAGATCCGGCGGGAGATCCCGGCGAAGGTGGACCGTCCGCTGCGCGCCCTCAAGTACGTGCTCCTGTTCCTCACCATCTACTTCACCATGACCTCGAGCGAGCTCTTCTGCAAGGAGTTCGAACCGTATTTTGCTGTGGCGAACCTGTTCAAGAACACAGACATCAATCTGCTCTATGCGATCCTGGCGACCGTCATCACCATTAGCGGGACGGTTGTCTACCGCCTGTTCTGGTGCAAGTATCTCTGTCCGCTGGGCGCGCTGAGCAACATCTTTCTGAATGTCGTCCCCGTCGCGGCTCTGATCGCCGTGTTCGTCGTGGCGAACCTGCTGGGTGCCGGTATCGGGTACGTCTGGCTGCTGGCCGGGATCGTCCTTGTTGGCGCCCTCACCGAAGTGGTCAAGCTCCGCAGCTACATTCTTCCGTTGCCGAAGATCGAACGGGTTGCAGAGGTATGCACGGACTGCGGACTCTGCGATGACAAGTGTCCACAGGGCATTGAGATCTCATCGTATACTGCCGTCCGCCATTCAGACTGCAACCTGTGTATGGATTGTGTCTACGCGTGTCCGATGAAGAACGCGTTGACGATCTCACGGCGGCAGCGTTCCTGGATGAAGTATCTCGCGCCCGCGTCGGTGGTGCTGCTCGTTGGCCTGAGCCTGGGTGCCTCATCGTATTTCGAACTCACGACCGTCACGGAGCGGTGGGGGGGGATCGATTCCCTCGCAACGGTCAGGACGTTCGAGATGTCGGGTCTCAAGAACGTGAAGTGCTACGGCAGTGCGATGTCCGTGAAGCAGAAACTCGCGACCGTGCATGGCATCTATGGACTTGACGCGTATGCCAGCTCGCATTCCGTCCGTGTGTACTACAACCCGGAAGAGATCAGCGAAGCCGGGGTGCGGGCATCGTTGTTCACGCCGACGCGGCAGAAGGTGCGGGAGCTCAAGGGAGCCATCCCCGATTCCCTCGCGGTGATGGAGATCGGGATCAATAAGCTGTTCGATCTGATCGATTTCAACAATCTGGTCTACGCGCTACGCGACAAACCGGGTGTCTATGGTTTTGAAACGCGGTATGGCGAACCCGTGATGACGACGATCTTCTACGATCCCTCCAAACTGGACCGCCAGGGCATCCGTGGGCTCATCGAGGCGGACGAGATCACGGTGAAGAAGCCGACCGGCGAGGAGAAGTTGTCGCTTCCGTTCATCTGCGAGGACGAAGGGACGGAGGCGGGTTTCATCGGGATCCCTGACTACCGCAAGCGGATCTTCCGCCCGTACGATCGTGAGTTCAACGATTATGAGACCTACACGCCAGCCCGGTTGAAGGTATGGGTCTTCCCGATGCCCGAGGCTGATGCGGCGCCGTTGCGCCGCTATCTCGGTTCGCTGTCAAGCCATCTGTCGGCCGACAGTGGCATCGTGCGGCTGTCCACGCGCTATCTGGATGTTCCTTCCGGTCTCGTGTACTTCGATCCGGGGAAGACGAGTGGAGAGAAGATCGCGGCGGCACTGACGAAGCCGGAGTTGACCGTCTTCCGTAATGAGACTGAGACGGAGTCCTTCGCGAACCCGTTCCATCTTACGACGGAAGGGAAGGTTGTCGAGGCCGAACAGCTGGAGGAACAGGAGTAG
- a CDS encoding aspartate 1-decarboxylase, whose translation MNETYRRMLRAKIHRATVTEANLHYEGSITIPPDLLRISGIAEYEAVHVWNVTRGTRFETYAILGEEGERSICVNGAAAHLAGPGDLVIIAAFADVPESQVATFRPTVVFVDSANTMTEVGPELPGPQTHVRGC comes from the coding sequence ATGAACGAAACGTACCGCAGAATGCTCCGGGCCAAGATCCACCGCGCCACGGTCACCGAAGCGAACCTCCACTACGAGGGAAGCATCACCATCCCTCCTGACCTCCTCCGTATCTCCGGCATCGCCGAATACGAGGCAGTGCACGTCTGGAACGTCACCCGTGGGACACGGTTTGAGACCTATGCCATCCTCGGCGAGGAAGGCGAACGGTCGATCTGCGTCAACGGCGCCGCCGCACATCTTGCTGGCCCCGGCGACCTCGTGATCATCGCCGCCTTCGCTGACGTCCCCGAATCACAGGTTGCCACCTTCCGCCCCACCGTGGTCTTCGTGGACAGCGCGAACACGATGACCGAGGTCGGGCCGGAATTGCCGGGCCCGCAGACACACGTCCGGGGGTGTTGA
- the apaG gene encoding Co2+/Mg2+ efflux protein ApaG, producing the protein MQPYEATTERITISVRPIYLDGQSDVIGKKFVFAYFIRIENNSTQPVQLLRRHWFIRNAVEALREVEGEGVVGQQPVIHPGKAHEYNSYCVLDTFEGTMEGTYLMRRPNGELFYVVVPRFTLRAMAN; encoded by the coding sequence ATGCAGCCGTATGAAGCAACCACCGAGCGCATCACCATCTCGGTCCGTCCGATCTATCTCGACGGACAGTCGGATGTCATCGGCAAGAAATTCGTCTTCGCCTATTTCATCCGGATCGAGAACAACAGCACCCAGCCCGTGCAGCTTCTCCGGCGCCACTGGTTCATCCGGAATGCGGTCGAGGCCCTGCGCGAAGTGGAAGGCGAAGGAGTGGTGGGCCAGCAGCCGGTGATCCATCCGGGCAAGGCACACGAGTACAACAGTTATTGCGTCCTGGACACGTTCGAAGGAACGATGGAAGGGACCTACCTGATGCGCCGCCCCAACGGGGAATTATTCTATGTCGTCGTCCCCCGCTTCACCCTGCGGGCCATGGCGAACTGA
- the ybaK gene encoding Cys-tRNA(Pro) deacylase: MAGTDVPVTTAIRMLRDLKIPHTPHLYPFEEHGGTAHASASLGVDEHCVIKTLVMQTEERKPLVVLMHGDREVSTKQLARAIGAKRVEPCDPATVTRLTGYMVGGVSPFGTRTRLQVYAESTILALPRLFINGGKRGFLVEILPQHLAATLSPVPVEVAVAP, translated from the coding sequence ATGGCTGGCACCGACGTTCCTGTCACGACAGCGATACGCATGCTGCGCGATCTGAAGATCCCGCACACGCCACACCTGTATCCATTCGAAGAGCATGGGGGCACCGCCCATGCATCAGCGTCGTTGGGGGTGGACGAGCACTGTGTGATCAAGACCCTGGTCATGCAGACCGAAGAACGGAAGCCCCTCGTGGTGCTCATGCACGGCGACCGGGAGGTATCGACCAAGCAGCTTGCCCGGGCGATCGGTGCGAAGCGTGTGGAACCATGCGATCCGGCCACGGTGACGAGGCTGACGGGGTACATGGTCGGTGGTGTGAGTCCGTTCGGGACACGTACGCGACTGCAGGTGTACGCCGAGAGCACCATCCTTGCTCTGCCCCGCCTGTTCATCAATGGTGGTAAACGAGGGTTCCTTGTCGAGATCCTCCCACAGCACCTTGCGGCAACACTCTCCCCCGTCCCGGTGGAGGTCGCCGTCGCACCCTGA